In Campylobacter showae, the genomic stretch TCGCGCGAGGACATATAGGGCGATCTGATTGTTATGCCGATCGCGCGCTCGCCCAGAGCGTCGTGCGCTGCGCGCAGCAACAGCGAGCTGTCCGCGCCGCCGCTAAATGCGACTGCTAGTTCGCCCAGCCCGCGCAGATCAGCCTTTAGTTTTTCTAGTTTCGTCATAGATCTTCACCGCCTCTTTTCGCACCCGCTCGATCGTCGTGCCGTGCGCGAGCGCCGCGGCCTTGCACTCGTCAAATTCTGGTTTTGCTTTTTGCATTTGGCCGTTGCCAGAAATTTTAAGCCTTATTTTGCCGTATTTAGTCTCTACTTCGCAAAACTCGCGCGCAAGCTCGGTTTTCCTCACGGCGCACTCTCTAACTCCGATCGCCGTCGTGTGCGCGAAAATAAGCCCTTTTATCCGTGCGGCGTCCTTCTTGCGGCACAGCGCGTTTAGCTCAAAACCCGCGCGTCCTTTTTTCATAAAAATAGACCTGCTAAACACGTCCAGCGCGCCGCTATCTCGCAAAATATCGCAGGCAAGCGCGAAGCTCTCGGCGTCCATATCGTCGATGTTGGTGGAGATTAAAATCTGCTCGCAAACCTCGCCGTAGCCGCTTTTCGCGCTTAAATTCGGCTCGCCGCTCGCGCCTAAATCCTCGCTCGTTTCGCAAAGCATTACGCGAAGCACGTTTGCAAAACCAGCGGCGTCCTTACCGCCCGCGCCGTAGCCGATCTTTTCTATTTTAAAGCTCGCGCTGTCTGCAAATTCGTCCGCGCAAGCCTTTAAAATCGCCGCTCCCGTGGGCGTAGTCATCTCAAAATTTGCGCGCCCGAGGCCTACAGGCACGCCTTTTAAAATTTCGCAAACGGCGGGTGCTGGCACGCTAAGCGCGCCGTGATCGCAGATCGCTACGCCGCCGCCAAGCTCGATTTTGGAGCTTAGTACGCGTGAGACGCCTAAATTTTCAAAAAGATATTCAAAACAGATCGCCGCGCCCGCTATATCGACGATAGAGTCTATCGCGCCAAGCTCGTGGAAATGCACCCGATCTATCTGCGTGCCGTGGACTTTGGCCTCGGCCTCGGCAACTGTGCGAAATATCGCGCCCGCTCTTTGTTTGCAGCTCTGGCTTAAATTTGAACTCTCTAAAATTTGCCTAATATCGGCGTAGCTTCGGGCGTGGGGCTGCGATTTTAGAGGCACGACGTCGATTTTTGTCGCGGCGATGCCGTTTTTTAGCACGTTTTTACGTTCCAAGCGAAATTCGCCGTCTAAATTTAACTTCTCAAGCTCGGCGCAAAGATAGTCAAAATCCACTCCGAGCCCCACCAGCGCGCCTAAATTCATATCGCCGCTAATGCCGCAGCTCGCGTCGTAATATAAAATTTTAGCCAAACTTACGCCTTAGGCACCGTCATCGAGCCAAACGGCAGGATGATGATTTTAGCGTCCGCACCCTTTTGCGTAAGCGCGTCGTCCACGGCCTTTTGGATGTCGTGGTATGGCTTTAGATGCACGGCGCGCATCTCCTCGTCGCTTAGATCACTCACCGCCCAAGTCTGCGCCCAGAGCGAGATTTCAGCCATCTTAGCGGCCTTGTGATAGCCGAGCTTAAAGCCCGCGCTGATCTTTTCTAGCACCTTTTTAGGCGTATCCGCGGAAGCCATCAGATCAAAAAACGGCTTTGGTCCGATGCCGGTGCGGCACTTTGCGACCATTATTAAAATTCCATCCTGTGCGAGTGCTAGTTTGCCGTTATCTAGGGCTTTTTGCGCCTGATAGAGATCGACGTCCATCGGATAGGGCGCGACCGAGATCACGATATCTGCCTTGCGCGGGATATTTACGCAAAAGACCTCGTCTGCCTTTTTCACGCAGTCGTAAAAGCTGTCGTTTAAATCGCCCGCGCTTGCGTAATACACGCCGTGCTCGCTATCAAGCACCGTCTGGATCGAAAAAACGTCGATGTGCGCGAGCACCTTCATTGCGTCGATCATATCCTCGTGCACGGGATTGCCCTCTAGGCGCAGTGCCTGAGCGTCGGCGCTAAGAGCTAGTTTATGGTTTTGCGTGATGCTCTCATAAGACGCCGTGCCCGGCAAAAAGGCCTTTCTGCCGCCCGTGTAGCCCGCGAAATAGTGCGGCTCGACCGAGCCTATGACGATCACCTTTTTCGCCTCTGCCACGGCTTTGTTTAGATACATCTGCGTGCCGTTTTTGCTCTCGCCTAAAAACACCATCTCATCGTGTTTGGAGTCGTGATCGTGAACTTCGCCTTTGGCGTTAAGCTCGGCGTAAATTTCTTTGCCGAAGATCATCTCGTACTCATCGAGCGTACCCTCTCTATGGCAGCCCGTAGCGATGATGAAAATTTTATTTTTCTCGCGGATTTTTGGGTAAATTTGCTTTAAAACTTTTGCCGTCGGCGTTGGACGAGTTCCGTCGTTTACGATGATGACGATCTTTTCATCGCCCGCGATAAACTCATCAAAGCTTTTTTGATTTATCGGATTTGCCAGAGCCTTTGCTATGAGCACCGTTTCGTCAAATTTGGCCACGGGGTTTGGATCGAAAACGCCGAGCAAATTTTTCTCGTTTATCTCTAAGCTTAGATGATCATCTTTGCCGTACGCGATAGGGATTTGCATATTTCCTCCTTAAGCAGATTTATTAATTTTTTGTCTTGGGATTATATATCAAATTTTCTTTTAAATGCATTTAGATCAATTAAATTTGACTAGCGGCCGCGTCAAATTTGGTTAAATATATGATTAATACTTACAAATGTATTTTTAATTTTTTTATTAGTATTTAATTTTAATATTTATATAATCGCGCCGTAATTTCCTAAAAGGAGAAAAAATGGAATTCCTAACCAGTTTGAGTGAAAGCACTCAGTTCACTCTCCAGCTAATCGTAGTGCTCGGATGTTTATTCTACGGCGCTAAAAAAGGCGGTATGGCGCTAGGCGTACTAGGCGGCATCGGTCTTGTTATCTTGGTATTTGCATTCGGTATGAAGCCGGGCAAACCCGCAGTAGACGTTATCCTCACGATCCTAGCCGTCGTCGTAGCAAGCTCCACGCTACAAGCCGCGGGCGGTCTTGACGTTATGCTTCAGATAGCGGAAAAAGCGCTAAGAAAAAATCCTAAATTCGTCTGTATCCTAGCCCCTCTTTGCGGCTGGATGCTAACGGTTCTATGCGGCACCGGACACACGGCTTATACGCTGCTACCGATCATTTACGACGTATCTATCAAAAGCGGCATCCGTCCGGAAAGACCGCTGGCTGCGACTACGATCTCGTCTCAGCTAGCTATCATCGCTAGCCCGGTTTCGGTTGCGGGCGTATCTATGGTCGCCGTTTTGCTAGGCACGGGCACCGTTCATATCGACGGCTTTACTAGCTACGTAGATCTACTAAAAGTCACTATCCCGTCAACCTTTATCGGTATGCTTATTATCGGTACTTACTCGATCTTTAGAGGTAAAGACCTAGATAAAGACCCTGATTTCCAAGAGAGGATCAAAGACCCTGAGCAAAGAAAATATATCTACGGCTCAGACGAATCTCACTCGCTAATCGGCGTAAAACTTCCTGCTAAACAGTGGAACGTGATGTGGATATTCCTAGCTACCATCGCTATCGTGGCGGTTCTAGGCTACTATAAACAGCTTCGCCCTAGCTGGACTAGCGACGTCCCGGGTAAATCTATCGAAATCGTAGTGGATAAAAAAGTAGTTAAAAACATCACCGTAAAAGACGGACAAGTAGTCTCTACCGTAGATAGTAGCAAAGTAGTCTCAAACGTAAAAGACAGTAAAGTAAAAGATGCTACTAAATTTATGAACGTAGAAGTTCTAGATAAAGACAAAAAAGTAACTCAAAGCTTCGTACTTCAAGACGGTAACGTCGTCATAACCAAAGAGGGTAAAACCGAAACCGTCGCAAACGCTAGTATCGTAGTAAAAGATACTATGAAAAAGACCGCACCTCTAGGCATGGTCGATACGATCCAAATTTTCATGCTACTGGCCGCGTCTATCATGATGATCTACTCAGGCATCAAGGCTGCTAAGATCGCTCAAAACGAAATCTTCCACAGCGGTATGGTTGCGCTAGTAGCGATCTACGGTATCAGCTGGATGGCCGATACGATGTTCCACTCTCACATCGAGATGCTAAAAGGCTCGCTAGGAGAGGTGATGAAGGCCTATCCGTGGATGTATATCGTCGTAGGTATGCTGATTTCTAAGTTCCTAAACTCTCAAGCAGCAGCTGCCGCGACATTCGTACCGCTTGCCGTTCAGATCGGCGTGGATCCAGGCATCATCGTCGCGTTTGCTACGGCTTGCTACGGATACTTTATCCTTCCAACATATCCAAGCGACCTTGCCGCGATCCAGTTTGACCGCTCAGGTACGACTAAGATCGGCAAATACGTCATCAACCACAGCTTTATCATCCCGGGCCTTATCGGCGTGTTTAGTTCGTGCGCAGTGGGTTGGGTGTTGGCTAATCTTTACGGATTTATTAAATAATCTTGCTTTTAGACAAGCTGCTTTTGCGGCTTGTCTTTTCCCTTTATACTTCGTTGGATTTAAATTTTACTCGATCACTACCGACAAGGCAGCTCCCGTCGTAAAATTTAGATCCGCCTTGCCTAGAACAAAAATACTTCGCCTTATCGTTTTGTGCTCAAATTTGATATTAAATTTGCAAATTTGAGTCGCCGAGACCCACGCCTTGAAAATGTAAATTTAAACTTGCGCCGCTTTGCACTAGCAAAGCTATGTCGCCACCTCTCACGTGCAGTGGGGTTGGTAGGGGTTTGGGGGCGGAAGGGGCGACGCTTCGTAAGTAGAAACCCCTTCCGCCTCCCAAGAAAAAGAAAAACTAAAAAAATTTTAGAGAATCTTAAATTTGACAAAACCAAATTTTGGCATTTTTGCGGTACAGGTCTCGGCAGGTAAAATTTGCAAATTTATCCAAATTTGAGCGACGCAAATTTGACTCCGAATTTGGCTTCAAATTTACAGCTAAAAAGCCAAATTTAAATTTCACTTCAATCTATCGCCGAATTTTTGTTTGTCGCTCATGTAGACGAAGCTTAGCACCTCGGCGACGGCGCGAAAGAGCTCTGCAGGTATCATATCGTTTACCTCGCACATCTTGTACAGCTCGCGCGCTAGCGGCGGATTTTCAACGATTTTGACGTTATTTTGCACTCCGATTTGCTTGATGCGAAGCGCTAGAAAATCCACGCCCTTAGCGAGGATCACGGGCGCTTTTTCCTTTGTTTTATCGTAGCGAAGCGCGACGGCGTAGTGAGTCGGGTTTGTGATGATGACGTCTGCTTGCGGGATATTTTGCATCATTCTGTTGCGCGCGGCTCGCATTTGTAGCTGGCGGATGCGGCCTTTTACCTGCGGGTCGCCCTCCATTTGTTTGTATTCGTCCTTGATTTCTTGCTTGCTCATTCTTAGGTCGCGAAAATACTGAAAACGCACGATCAGCACGTCAAGAAGCCCGATGATAAACATCACGATTAGCATCACGGCGGCTAAAATCAGCATCTTTTCTTTTAGCCACGCTAGCTGCGCCGCCATCGAGAAAAACAGCGTATGCGGCAGCTCTTTGATAAAGCTTAAAAACATCAAAAATCCGACCGTAAAAACCGCCGTGACCTTGAGTACCATTTTGATGCCGTCTATCAGTTTTTTAAGAGAAAAGAGATTTTTGAGCCCTTTTATCGGGTTGATTTTGTTTAAATTTGGCTCCAAAGGTTTAGTTGTAAATATAAATCCAAACTGCATGAGGTTGGCGACGACGCCCGCGATCGCGATGCAAACGGCGATAGGTAGGATGATGAGCAGCGTGCGAAATATCGTCGTGATCGCGACGCTAAAGAGCAGCTTGCGCGTAAACTCCTGGCCGATTAGACTCTGATAGTAGTTGTATAGCGTGAAAAACTGATCGCCGATGAAGCCAAGAAGCGCCACTACGACAAAGATCGCGACCGCGAGCGTGACGAAGCCCGCGAGGTCTTGGCTTTTGGGGACGTTGCCGTCCTTGCGCGCGTCTTCAATCTTTTTGGAGGTGGGTTCTTCGGTTTTTTCTTGGTCTTCGCCTGCCATCTCTATCCTGAATTTGCTTAAATTTGGGCGATTATATCTAAAACGAGGTTAAATTTTACGCTACAATTGCCTAAATTTAAAGGATAAAAATGCAAAAGCTTGACGATCACGTAAGCGAGTGGTTTTGGCGGATGAGGGTGCGTAACGAGGTTGCCGCGGATCACTTTAAAAGCCGTAAAATCCCCTACGACGAGTCAAATTTGATAGAGGTTCTGCAAAGCTCGCAGGATAAATTTGACCTCCTTTGGGCCGCCGTCGCCCTGCGCGAGCTAGGCACGGTGCGTGCGATACCTGCTCTAAAAGGCGCCGTCAAATTTAAAAGCCTAGACGTACAAGGTAACGCGGCTTTAACTACCGCGTTTTTAGCGGACGGCGGCGAGAACGGCTTTTTAGCGAGTTTGCTTTCTAGCAAAGAGTACCGCGCTAAATTTTACGCGATGACGGGAATTTTATATAAAGAAGACACGGCGCACTCGGCCTTGCCTTTAGTTTTGGAGTAT encodes the following:
- the larC gene encoding nickel pincer cofactor biosynthesis protein LarC, whose product is MAKILYYDASCGISGDMNLGALVGLGVDFDYLCAELEKLNLDGEFRLERKNVLKNGIAATKIDVVPLKSQPHARSYADIRQILESSNLSQSCKQRAGAIFRTVAEAEAKVHGTQIDRVHFHELGAIDSIVDIAGAAICFEYLFENLGVSRVLSSKIELGGGVAICDHGALSVPAPAVCEILKGVPVGLGRANFEMTTPTGAAILKACADEFADSASFKIEKIGYGAGGKDAAGFANVLRVMLCETSEDLGASGEPNLSAKSGYGEVCEQILISTNIDDMDAESFALACDILRDSGALDVFSRSIFMKKGRAGFELNALCRKKDAARIKGLIFAHTTAIGVRECAVRKTELAREFCEVETKYGKIRLKISGNGQMQKAKPEFDECKAAALAHGTTIERVRKEAVKIYDETRKTKG
- the larA gene encoding nickel-dependent lactate racemase; translation: MQIPIAYGKDDHLSLEINEKNLLGVFDPNPVAKFDETVLIAKALANPINQKSFDEFIAGDEKIVIIVNDGTRPTPTAKVLKQIYPKIREKNKIFIIATGCHREGTLDEYEMIFGKEIYAELNAKGEVHDHDSKHDEMVFLGESKNGTQMYLNKAVAEAKKVIVIGSVEPHYFAGYTGGRKAFLPGTASYESITQNHKLALSADAQALRLEGNPVHEDMIDAMKVLAHIDVFSIQTVLDSEHGVYYASAGDLNDSFYDCVKKADEVFCVNIPRKADIVISVAPYPMDVDLYQAQKALDNGKLALAQDGILIMVAKCRTGIGPKPFFDLMASADTPKKVLEKISAGFKLGYHKAAKMAEISLWAQTWAVSDLSDEEMRAVHLKPYHDIQKAVDDALTQKGADAKIIILPFGSMTVPKA
- a CDS encoding anaerobic C4-dicarboxylate transporter, which produces MEFLTSLSESTQFTLQLIVVLGCLFYGAKKGGMALGVLGGIGLVILVFAFGMKPGKPAVDVILTILAVVVASSTLQAAGGLDVMLQIAEKALRKNPKFVCILAPLCGWMLTVLCGTGHTAYTLLPIIYDVSIKSGIRPERPLAATTISSQLAIIASPVSVAGVSMVAVLLGTGTVHIDGFTSYVDLLKVTIPSTFIGMLIIGTYSIFRGKDLDKDPDFQERIKDPEQRKYIYGSDESHSLIGVKLPAKQWNVMWIFLATIAIVAVLGYYKQLRPSWTSDVPGKSIEIVVDKKVVKNITVKDGQVVSTVDSSKVVSNVKDSKVKDATKFMNVEVLDKDKKVTQSFVLQDGNVVITKEGKTETVANASIVVKDTMKKTAPLGMVDTIQIFMLLAASIMMIYSGIKAAKIAQNEIFHSGMVALVAIYGISWMADTMFHSHIEMLKGSLGEVMKAYPWMYIVVGMLISKFLNSQAAAAATFVPLAVQIGVDPGIIVAFATACYGYFILPTYPSDLAAIQFDRSGTTKIGKYVINHSFIIPGLIGVFSSCAVGWVLANLYGFIK
- the flhB gene encoding flagellar biosynthesis protein FlhB, with the translated sequence MAGEDQEKTEEPTSKKIEDARKDGNVPKSQDLAGFVTLAVAIFVVVALLGFIGDQFFTLYNYYQSLIGQEFTRKLLFSVAITTIFRTLLIILPIAVCIAIAGVVANLMQFGFIFTTKPLEPNLNKINPIKGLKNLFSLKKLIDGIKMVLKVTAVFTVGFLMFLSFIKELPHTLFFSMAAQLAWLKEKMLILAAVMLIVMFIIGLLDVLIVRFQYFRDLRMSKQEIKDEYKQMEGDPQVKGRIRQLQMRAARNRMMQNIPQADVIITNPTHYAVALRYDKTKEKAPVILAKGVDFLALRIKQIGVQNNVKIVENPPLARELYKMCEVNDMIPAELFRAVAEVLSFVYMSDKQKFGDRLK